The genomic segment CTAAAAAAGACCAGCGCCACTATCATGACAAGCAAATAGATCAGATACGTCACTAGTACCCCCAACTGCGCACTTCTATGTACCCTCTCTTTATTTTGTACATAAGGATAGATCACGTAGAGTATTTCAAAGCCAGCACTGGTCAAAGACATAGCGATCATTCCATTGAAAAGGTTCTCTAGGCTGGTGTCCATGATGGGAAGCAAATACTCCCACCTCGCGAACTTCAAGGGAAAATACAAATCTAATACCAGCCATATCGTTAACATAATAGAAAAAAACGTATATCCTGCAATGACTCTTATTCCCCCCACAACTGTGTAAAACGCTAGAAAAAGGATGATTCCGGACAGAATCCACGTAGGCAAATTTGGAAACACCCAGGTTTGGACAACTTCGATGTAGGTACGTAAAATGACTCCAGCCGACACAAAAAAATAGGTCAAATAAATGATGCTAAGACCTGTTCCCAGCCATCTTCCAAACACGTCTTCATGCATTCCATAAATATCGGTTGAGGGGTATTTTTGCAGAGTCTTGATAATGACCCACACCGTAAGATGGGTCAGCAAAGCTGCGAGTATGACAGAAATCCAGGCATCGTGCCCCGCTTCCTTGGCAATGATTCGTTGGAAGCCCAGAATACCCATCCCAAGCTGAACACCATGCACAAGAATCCCCGCAAGATATGCCGATATGGTATTGCCCTTGCTTATATCGATGTTTATGTTCATAGCAGCCTCGCTTACTCGTCAATGTCTTTCTTCTCTTTAGCCTTATCCCTGTCAAAACGAAGTACTTTTTTGGGTGTAAAAAACTTGAGGCGTTCCGAAAGGGAAGATAATGGAGCGCGAATAAAGCCATCTTTCCAATCAGAATAGCGCACGGGGTAAATAGGGTACATGTATGGACGCCCCAAGCTGGTCTGTCGCAGTAAATGGCTGGCCAGGAAGCTGAATCCGACCACAATGCCCAATGCCCCCAGCATGCCCGCCAGCAAAATCATCGGAAAACGAACAACCCGGATCGTAGAACCGATCATATAGCTAGGCGCGATAAAGGATGACAAAGCTCCGAGGGCAACGATAATGATCAGAATATTGCTAGTGAATCCAGCCTGAACGATGGCTTGCCCGATTACAATACCGCCCACGATACCAATCGTCTGACCGACCTTGGTCGGCAGTCTCGCTCCCGCTTCCCGCAAAAGCTCTATGATCAGCTCCATCAAAATCGCCTCCCACAGCGGCGGAAACGGTACGCGGGAGCGTGATTGCGCGAGGGAAAGCAAGAGATCAGCTGGAATCATTTCGTAATGATAGCTCAGCGCGGCCACGTAAATCGGCGTCAGCATCAGGGACAAAATCATGGCAAAGATACGCATGACCCTGTTGAAGGTAGCAAGACTCCAACGCAAGTAATAATCATCTGGCGACTGAAAAAATTGCAGGAGTGTGGTTGGCCCGAGCAAAGCGAACGGGCTCCCCTCCACGAGTATGGCAATCTGTCCTTGGCGCAAACCGTGTACGACACGGTCTGGGCGCTCTGTTTGCTGAAGCGTAGGAAATAATGATTTCTCATTGTCTGCGATATGCTGGGCCAGTATGGTAGAATCCAGACTACTGCTTAATTCCAAATCACGAATGCGCTGACGCACCGTATTTACATTTTCCTCATCTGCCGTTCCGCTCAAATACAGGATCGACACGTCCATCGGAATATTTTTTCCCACGCTCAATTGTTCATGGAACAATTTTGGTGTAGACATATACTTTCGAATGATACAGATGTTCACGTTCAGTTCTTCTACAAAAGCAATCTGCGGGCCGAGTACAACCGTTTCTATTTCAGGTGCTTGAATGCTTCTGCCAGCAGTTCCATCACTGGGAAAAGATAGTCCGTAGGGCGATTCGGCCACCTGAATGACAATATGACCGCGGAGTAAACGTTCAATAGCTTCC from the Brevibacillus brevis genome contains:
- a CDS encoding GerAB/ArcD/ProY family transporter — protein: MNINIDISKGNTISAYLAGILVHGVQLGMGILGFQRIIAKEAGHDAWISVILAALLTHLTVWVIIKTLQKYPSTDIYGMHEDVFGRWLGTGLSIIYLTYFFVSAGVILRTYIEVVQTWVFPNLPTWILSGIILFLAFYTVVGGIRVIAGYTFFSIMLTIWLVLDLYFPLKFARWEYLLPIMDTSLENLFNGMIAMSLTSAGFEILYVIYPYVQNKERVHRSAQLGVLVTYLIYLLVMIVALVFFSQGQLMRTIWATLNMQKMVYLPILERFELVVISLWLIVILPNMMLYLWSSARGLKRLFGFKLRHSLYWILPVIYVASLSLLSRQDMSRMTNIFSQIALYMIYVYPYFLYVMVWLKQRKQRVKPTSKGESA
- a CDS encoding spore germination protein, with amino-acid sequence MEQEGARIWFAHTSDLITEHIDEPEGRVRLFYLSTMADAKVVYSELIPKLRDLCLKEIGIEDVARHLGASSSNRVFDEGEAIERLLRGHIVIQVAESPYGLSFPSDGTAGRSIQAPEIETVVLGPQIAFVEELNVNICIIRKYMSTPKLFHEQLSVGKNIPMDVSILYLSGTADEENVNTVRQRIRDLELSSSLDSTILAQHIADNEKSLFPTLQQTERPDRVVHGLRQGQIAILVEGSPFALLGPTTLLQFFQSPDDYYLRWSLATFNRVMRIFAMILSLMLTPIYVAALSYHYEMIPADLLLSLAQSRSRVPFPPLWEAILMELIIELLREAGARLPTKVGQTIGIVGGIVIGQAIVQAGFTSNILIIIVALGALSSFIAPSYMIGSTIRVVRFPMILLAGMLGALGIVVGFSFLASHLLRQTSLGRPYMYPIYPVRYSDWKDGFIRAPLSSLSERLKFFTPKKVLRFDRDKAKEKKDIDE